The Camelina sativa cultivar DH55 chromosome 14, Cs, whole genome shotgun sequence genome includes a window with the following:
- the LOC104743856 gene encoding uncharacterized protein LOC104743856, producing MLPLPVAPRVYKTVETGGTSANAITGFLVHKICVGTLLVGGFPSHVLFDSGATHYFVTPECAERSNIYGDPRERFRIVKVTGGKIIHVYGRARDVDIQVAGELMLADLVISPVELYDVILGMDWLHHYRLHLDCHRGRVVFERPGAKSWFYEGVRPTSGSLVISAVQAKKMIRKSR from the exons ATGTTGCCTTTGCCAGTGGCACCGCGTGTGTACAAGACAGTGGAGACGGGAGGAACCAGTGCTAacgcgatcacag GGTTTTTAGTGCATAAGATTTGTGTTGGGACCTTATTGGTGGGAGGTTTCCCATCTCATGTGTTGTTCGACTCCGGAGCTACTCATTACTTCGTTACCCCAGAGTGTGCCGAGAGGAGCAACATTTATGGAGATCCCAGGGAGCGGTTCAGGATCGTTAAGGTTACTGGAGGCAAGATTATCCATGTCTATGGACGGGCTAGAGATGTAGATATACAGGTGGCTGGAGAGTTAATGCTGGCAGATCTggttatcagtccagtggagttgtatgacgtgaTATTGGGCATGGATTGGTTGCACCATTATAGATtacatctggattgtcatcggggtagggTTGTGTTTGAGAGGCCCGGGGCGAAGAGTTGGTTTTATGAGGGAGTGAGGCCGACCTCGGGGAGTCTGGTTATCTCAGCTGTGCAGGCAAAGAAGATGATCAGGAAAAGTCGGTAG
- the LOC104743857 gene encoding uncharacterized protein LOC104743857, with translation MTWMDFVGEFSTKYFPQEALDRMEVRFLGLTQGNRTVRELDAEFSRLVGYAGRDLEPESAQVRRFLLALRDNLRTHCRVRSYATRAELVETEAGIEDHLRSQVVVVSPPAQPKQTQSHFVPSKDGKPAQGQKGKFDTMQRSGSSGAGCFRCGSLEHRVVSCPQRGNQPAPERLECVTIAERRGISERHVLSYI, from the coding sequence ATGACTTGGATGGACTTTGTGGGAGAGTTCAGCACCAAGTATTTTCCGCAGGAGGcacttgatcgtatggaggtgCGGTTCTTGGGGTTAACTCAGGGTAACCGTACTGTGAGGGAGCTGGACGctgagttcagtcggcttgtggggtatgcaggtcGGGATTTGGAGCCtgagtcggctcaggtgcggaggttcttgttggctctACGTGATAATTTGAGGACTCattgcagagtgaggagctatgctacgagagcagaGCTGGTGGAAACTgaagctgggatagaggatcacttgaggtcacaggtagtGGTGGTCAGTCCTCCGGCGCAGCCAAAGCAGACTCAGTCTCATTTTGTTCCTAGCAAGGACGGCAAGCCTGCACAGGGTCAGAAGGGGAAGTTTGATACTATGCAGAGATCGGGGTCTAGTGGTGCAGGATGCTTCAGGTGTGGGAGTTTGGAGCACAGGGTGGTGAGTTGTCCACAGAGGGGCAACCAGCCAGCACCGGAACGACTCGAGTGTGTTACCATTGCAGAGAGGCGGGGCATCTCAGAGCGTCATGTTCTAAGCTACATCTGA
- the LOC104743858 gene encoding pollen-specific leucine-rich repeat extensin-like protein 1, producing MGKLKEKMGRMAKSIKRLKKEIAELKSGNSSPTPSSPLRRSSSTRALSRADLAMEPARALMQEPIQRRRRSSRPEQQSASHSTGSLEQPLDRAPPMHSAEHLPRPPYGFPAPVGYPFGQAYPPIPPQYFMDPALLQQYYQQQGQQFFPPPPIRQPTRPRHSTGHSTEYQSIAIIELPPSPPPSPPQDPHYTYESMNEDVDSFFHNP from the coding sequence ATGGGCAAGCTGAAGGAGAAGATGGGAAGgatggctaagtccatcaagagATTAAAGAAGGAAATTGCTGAATTAAAGAGTGGGAACtcttcaccaacaccatctagtcctttgaggaggagtagctcaacaaGAGCATTATCTAGAGCTGATCTAGCAATGGAACCGGCAAGAGCTTTAATGCaggagccaattcagaggaggagaaggtcAAGTCGCCCAGAACAACAATCGGCAAGTCACTCGACCGGCTCACTCGAgcaaccactcgaccgagcacctccaatgcactcggccgagcacTTGCCCAGACCTCCTTATGGTTTTCCAGCTCCAGTAGGCTATCCCTTTGGCCAAGCTTACCCTCCCATCCCTCcccaatacttcatggatccagctctcTTGCAGCAGTACTACCAGCAGCAAGGCCAACAATTTTTCCCACCACCACCCATTCGGCAACCAACTCGACCACGCCACTCGACcgggcactcgaccgagtaccagtcgATTGCCATCATCGAGTTGCCAccttctccacctccaagtccaCCACAAGACCCCCACTACACATATgaaagcatgaatgaggatgtggacagcttcttccacaatccatgA